DNA from Desulfarculus baarsii DSM 2075:
CTATAGGCCAGGGCTATCGACGGCCGCTCGGGGTCCAGGTAAATTTTGGTCAGGATTTCTTGGGCTTCCGGGCTGATGCGCCCTTGCACGCCCTGGGCCTGGGCCCAGCCGCGATGGTCGCACAGCGCCTGGTAGTCGCCGCCGGCCTCCTTGAGCGCCCGGTCCCAGCGATAAAGCTGGTGCTTGGTCACCCGGCCCAGAATCTTGAACACCGCCGGGTGGCTTTGGCCGCTGTTGTAGGCCGCCAGAAACGCCGCGTCGGCCGTGGTTTTAGCCTGGGCGCTCAGACGATGAACCCGCCAGGCCCCGTGCAGTTCCAGCTTGGCCAGGCCGATCTCGTGGGCCCTGGCCGGGATCGCCTGGCCCGCCGAGGGGCTGGGTCTGGTCGCCACCGCATTCTGGGCCTCGTGGGCCGTGATCGCCGCCCGAACGTCGGCGGGCAGGCTTGCCGAAATCCATTCGCAACCACCGCCCCTGCCGCTGCAAGGCCGCGATTGCCAGTTTTCCTTTTTCGCGCGTCTGGTGATCGAGCTCTTGGCCAGAACTTTCAAAATGGTCATGAGCTCTTTGGTGGAATATGCTCCGCGCATCACCTGCCCATGCCTTCCCAGCCAAAAACACGGTCAGAATCTTCGAGTGCCTCCAATGCCCTTCGTCTGGCCCGCGCGACCTTTTTTGCTTCAAGCTGAACGCGGCCCAATTCCATCAGGTGCTGTTCCCGCTCGCCCATTAAGTGGGCTCCAAGCGGCAACGACAACACCTCCAAAGGTCTAAGCGAACCAACCACTTGACAAAAAAAAGGCAACACCCATACGGGCGGCAAATGGCTGGCGCTTGGCGCACACCACTTTTCCAGTGAGTTCAGCGTGACTCTGAGGACAAGTCCTTCACCCTCGAGAAGGCGGTTGATCTCGTCCACGACTTGCTCGCGGCTTAGTCGGCAATTTCGAAGCGTGTCAGCGAGGGCCCGCTTGAGTGGCGAAATTACATCCAAGCTCTGACCGAATAGGGGCATTTGTCCTGGATGCATGGTCATTATAATCCGCTCCCGACGCTGGAGTCGTCTGTACAGGGCCGGCACTCGGACATTGACCGATGAGATTGTTTGAAGGTATGGTTTACATTAGAAGATCGACCTGGAGTCAATTCCTCGACCGCAACTTCAATGACCCGCGCGACATGCTCAAGGATGCGCGAGGCGGGCGAGCGGGTCTGCCCGTTAATGGCTCTGGTCACCGTTGAGGGCGCACAGTCAAGCTCCCTGGCAATATCAACCGCCAGCACTCTGCGACGTCGCAATTCGGCCCAGATGTCGTCGGTGGTAAGCATTAGTGCGCCCTGTCGTGCAAATGGTTTGCAGCTCTATTCTATGCATATGTGGTTCAATGCGTCAACCCTAATTAGCCGAATATGGATAATTAAGTGAGCAACAACTCTTCCATACGTAATAACCGGGTCGAGATTGGAGGGAGATTCCGGGAAATCAGAAAGCAGTTAGGGCTCAGCCAGCAAGAGTTTGCCAGTGTTTTGGGCGTAACCCAGGCTACTGCCTCCAGGATTGAAAGGGGAGAGGTGTCCGCAACCGTCGAAGCGCTTTCAGGTCTTCTATGCGCATATCCAGATTTGGATGTTGGCTACATCCTGTGCGGCAACACCTCGGCCATTCAGTCACCCTGCCCGGACGCCTTGGAAGTGGCGGCGAATATTTGTCCTGTGATCCGCACCATGAACTCTGATTTGAGCGATGTGCAGCAGGAGAACGTGGCGGATGATTATCTGGCGGTTCCTCTGTTGGAAGGCAAGGCCGCCGCAGGGGCTGGGGGTGTGACTTGGAATCAAGTCAAGTCGCTTGTTTGGGTTTACAAGCCGGAGCTGGGTCAACGGCGCAACTGTGTCGCTCTGCGGGTCTGGGGGGATTCCATGGAGCCGACAATTCCCGATGGCTCCATCGTCATAGTGGACTTAGATCAGCGAGAACCGGATGGTCGCGGAGAGCACGTTTGGGCGCTTCGCACCGAAGACGGCGACACAATCATCAAGCGACTGCGACAAACCCCACAGGGGGTGTGGGTAATCATCTCAGACAACTCCATGTCCTATGGCCCCTCTATTGTATGGACGGGCGATTTTCACCGCCTTGTTATTGGCCGCGTCATATGGATGTGGCGCGCGTTGCCTTGACCAGATGACGCGCAACAGTTCCGATTCTACGGTCACTCAAAAATATCTAATAATTTTTCGCAGTTACCGCATATATGTCCGCGCAACGGTTGCGCAACGCTTTGCCCACGAACTGTTGCCCAGCCACGTCCGACAATTTTAATTTCCTCCGAGATAACACTTCATAATAACTAAATATTTTTCCAAACTTGCCCGTTTGGCCCGCAGCCATTTTTTGCGTTTCGTTTGACAGATTCAGCCCGAACGGCCGATTTTTTGCGTTTCGATTTTTGCGCGGATCGGGCCGGCCCCAAAATCCCTAAGACCGTGATAGTCCTACGTTAGTCCTGCTTTGGTCCCATGTTTTCAAGGCAGTATGCGGCTTTGCGTTTCGTCTGGCAGGCTATACACACAACTTGAAGTTGACACAAAACGAAGGGGCCAACCATGAAGGCTAACCCCTTGTTTTTATTTGGTGCCCGGGGCGGGAATCGAACCCGCACGCCCTTGCGAGCTGGGGATTTTAAGTCTCACGAGTCATGTTTCCGCAACTACGACAAGAGACGATTGTATA
Protein-coding regions in this window:
- a CDS encoding helix-turn-helix domain-containing protein; this translates as MLTTDDIWAELRRRRVLAVDIARELDCAPSTVTRAINGQTRSPASRILEHVARVIEVAVEELTPGRSSNVNHTFKQSHRSMSECRPCTDDSSVGSGL
- a CDS encoding XRE family transcriptional regulator, which encodes MSNNSSIRNNRVEIGGRFREIRKQLGLSQQEFASVLGVTQATASRIERGEVSATVEALSGLLCAYPDLDVGYILCGNTSAIQSPCPDALEVAANICPVIRTMNSDLSDVQQENVADDYLAVPLLEGKAAAGAGGVTWNQVKSLVWVYKPELGQRRNCVALRVWGDSMEPTIPDGSIVIVDLDQREPDGRGEHVWALRTEDGDTIIKRLRQTPQGVWVIISDNSMSYGPSIVWTGDFHRLVIGRVIWMWRALP